The stretch of DNA TCTTGACACCTGCAAGACCAATACCCTGTGCAGCACCAGTAATAACGACAACTTTCTTTTCACTCATTTTTAAAATTCCTTTTTTTTGCCGACTTCATTCGGCCCGATTTCTGTTTTTGATTATTTCGCCCGGCACCGCGCCAGGTCTTTCGTCCTTAAGTTTTTTCCACTTGATTAACTACTTGCTTTGACCAAAACATCAAGGACTTTTGATATTTGAGCGAAGCAGTTATCTATTCTTCTGCATGCCTTTCGGCATTCGACAGTCACTACACATAATGAACTCCTTCGAATGCTTAGGTGAACTCGAAAACATTTTCTAATTCCCTATCAATCTTGTAGGAATAAAAATAGAAAACCCCTGCCTTCTGGCAAGGGATAGTTTTTATACTATTTTTCTAGGGTTAGATATAGGTTTGTTTTATAACAGTTAAGCCTGATTGTGCCTTGTCATGACAAGAGCAAATACCGCGCTAATCAAGAAATTGCAAGGAATGAAAATTGTATCCAGTGTGGAAAAATTTCCGTACAATAGTTTTCCTACCACAATTACAGCCGTTGGCAAATAAAAGAGTTTTGTGCATTTAAAAAGCAAAGTAATTGGACCGACAACCATCATGAACCTAGCAAAGGTCAATGCCATTGTGATGTTCTCATTGCTGCCAAGGGATACCCAAAATCCTATTACGGTTAGAACTACTGTATTCGACACAAAGTAAGCGATTTGCGTCTTTTTGCTGAATTTTATTTTATCGCAAAACTTCAGGACGAGTGCAATCAACGCAATTGTTATAATCGGTAGAAGCAACAGTTCCGCATAGAAATCAAACCAGCACGCAATTATGACTATTATAGTCAAGGGAAACACGTCGTAACAGCATAAACAAAATAGCTTTTTTATGAATTTTTCATTTGCTTGACTAAATTTAACGATGCGTTTGCATACAAATTGCCAAGGAAGTCGAATAAAAAGTAAAAAACATAACAAAGAACCCGTCGTTAGAACGATCGACATAAATATGTCAGCCGATTCACATTCTCTGTTTAATCTGCTCATTAACAAAGCGCAGTATGCTGTTGCAAAAGTTGCAATGCCAACCCGAGATGCAAATAGTTCAGCGTCTTTGTTCATTGTTATTCAGCGAATAGAGATGGACACAGAGTGTATGTCGATATAAGTAATGCTCGAAGAAAATTGAGTAAAGGAGCACCTTCGTTGTAATTGTATTGTGACGGCGGATTTATCCAGGGTTTTTCTTGATACAGTCTTGCAACCCTTTTCCCGTAGTCATTTATTCGTCGGGCGGAAAGGTTGTTGTACAATGTCGCGATTTTTTCTATGTCAAGTCCTCCGACAGCATTTTGTAACTGTTTTAGATGCTTTGCTCCAGCATATATATTGTATTCAGGAATTCTTAACTGCTCTCTCGACCCAAAATTATCACCCCAAAATTGAGTGTTTATATTCATTGGTAAAATGGACTTGTTTATACTTTCAGGAATATAATTCGGAGTTAGGTTAAATGCCCCAAACACATTTGAAATGGCATTGTCGTAATAGCCATGAGTGGTCTCCATATAAACTATAGCTCTCAATAAATCCGGGTCTAAAGAATACTCCTTTGCTGCGGCCACAATCAGCGAATTGTACTTTTCGACTCCGTTTAATTGGTGAATTTCATTCCAAGGCATTTCGTTACTAGCAGATTTGTTGTCGCAAACTGGAAAATATACATTTGCTTTATTTTCCAAAATTGCCTGTTTTCTTTTTGCTGGATCATCAATGAATTCAACGAGCGAAGGCTTTCTAATGAATTTTAATGTATCTGCATCACTCCACTCATCAAAGTGAGAGTCGCTCCATTCACTCGCTAGACAACGATTTTTATAATTTTCGTATTCTTTTTTTGCTTCTGGCAACAGAGATATGTCGTAACCAAGTCCATTTTCGTCAACTACATTGATGTTTTGTAGAATTGTGTTAAAAAAATCCTTTTCCATGTAAGCCTCGTATTTTATTTTCAAGGAATATAAATAATTTTCCGAATATTTTTCTCCAGAATATCAAGGCGATTTATCTTTAAAAAAGAAATGAGGGGAGTTGTATCAGAAACAACAATCATTTCGATGAAGCCTCAATTTCTTCAAATACAGCTAATTCATCTTCGATTTCGGAAATATCCATGTCAATATACGGAATTCCCATATCGCCATAAATATCAATAAGCTTTCGCTTGGAAATTCCTCAAAGTTCAACAATCTTTAATATATCAAATTTTGAGGCAAAAAGCAAGTCGTACAATATATGCAGTAGCGCTACGATCCCTTAAAGATAATATTCAAAGAACTCTGCGATTTGTATGTGCTTTTCGGCGGCAATGAGTTTCAGCAGAGATCCAGCAACGCCTGCGGCACCGATGTAGAATCCGGTGTAGCTGACGATTCGACTGGGGTTCACGCGATCCCAGGCTCCGTACCAGCTCAGGCCCGTTTCTTCCTCAAAAGATTCACCTAGCAAAACATCAGCAGAACGATGAGCCAGTTTCAGGTATTGAGCGTCTCCATAGGTCTTGTAGAGTGTTGCAAAGTATTCCAATGCGCCGGGGCCACCGCAGCAAATGCACTTGCTTCCCCAATAGCCCCAGGACTTGATTTCAGGAACACCAGCCTTAACAAGGCCTGCATACAAACGCTTCACCCACTGCAAATATTTTTCGTCATGAGTCAACTCATAAAGTTTCTTGAAGGGCAAACTCGCTCCGATAGGGCCGCCGCACATGCCTAAATAGAATTTGTCAAGGGGACCTTTTTCCGGATGATCCTGGTACGGGAACAGCACAGAAGTTTTATCGCCAACGGCAATTCCTTCCAGATAT from Fibrobacter sp. UWR4 encodes:
- a CDS encoding transglycosylase SLT domain-containing protein → MEKDFFNTILQNINVVDENGLGYDISLLPEAKKEYENYKNRCLASEWSDSHFDEWSDADTLKFIRKPSLVEFIDDPAKRKQAILENKANVYFPVCDNKSASNEMPWNEIHQLNGVEKYNSLIVAAAKEYSLDPDLLRAIVYMETTHGYYDNAISNVFGAFNLTPNYIPESINKSILPMNINTQFWGDNFGSREQLRIPEYNIYAGAKHLKQLQNAVGGLDIEKIATLYNNLSARRINDYGKRVARLYQEKPWINPPSQYNYNEGAPLLNFLRALLISTYTLCPSLFAE